The following proteins are encoded in a genomic region of Polynucleobacter paludilacus:
- the galE gene encoding UDP-glucose 4-epimerase GalE has product MNILLTGGLGFIGSHTAVVLAQQGHQVVILDNLCNSQMEVLANLESITGKKLRFYEADIREGLALRKILSDNQIEAVMHFAGLKSVAESAQDPLKYYDNNVCGTINLIEAMQAEKINKFIFSSSATVYGVPQYLPYDEDHPLEPINTYGKTKLQVEEILQDLVKSDPSWSVVALRYFNPVGAHESGLIGESPKGVPNNLMPYICQVASGKLPHLNIFGDDYETKDGTGERDYIHVMDLAEGHVAALNFVNQHPGFHAINLGTGVSYSVYDLIGAFEQAANSMIVRKVQPRRSGDLAIYYAKADKAKNLLGWQAKRDLQVMCKSGWNFHKQKS; this is encoded by the coding sequence ATGAATATTTTGCTTACTGGGGGTTTAGGATTTATTGGCAGCCACACTGCTGTTGTACTTGCTCAGCAGGGGCATCAAGTAGTCATACTAGATAACCTCTGTAATAGCCAAATGGAAGTTTTAGCTAATCTTGAGTCAATTACAGGTAAAAAATTGCGCTTCTACGAGGCCGACATCCGGGAAGGGCTGGCGCTTAGGAAAATCCTTTCGGATAATCAGATTGAGGCTGTGATGCATTTTGCTGGTCTAAAGTCAGTTGCTGAGTCCGCCCAGGACCCCTTGAAGTATTACGACAATAATGTCTGCGGAACGATCAATTTAATTGAGGCGATGCAAGCTGAGAAAATCAATAAATTCATTTTTAGTTCTAGCGCCACCGTCTATGGTGTGCCACAGTATTTGCCTTATGACGAAGATCACCCTTTAGAGCCTATTAATACTTATGGAAAAACCAAGTTACAAGTTGAGGAAATACTACAAGACTTGGTGAAGTCTGATCCGAGTTGGTCAGTAGTTGCCTTGCGCTACTTTAATCCGGTAGGAGCCCATGAATCTGGACTCATTGGCGAGTCTCCAAAGGGGGTTCCTAATAATTTGATGCCCTATATTTGTCAGGTTGCCAGCGGAAAATTGCCTCATCTTAATATCTTTGGCGATGACTATGAAACTAAAGACGGCACTGGTGAGCGTGACTATATTCATGTGATGGATCTCGCAGAAGGCCATGTAGCAGCGCTCAATTTTGTCAATCAGCATCCTGGTTTTCATGCAATCAATTTGGGGACTGGTGTTTCGTATAGTGTCTACGACCTAATTGGCGCCTTTGAACAAGCGGCTAACTCCATGATTGTTAGGAAAGTACAGCCGCGCCGTAGCGGCGATTTAGCCATCTATTACGCTAAAGCAGATAAGGCCAAAAATCTCTTGGGCTGGCAAGCTAAACGTGATTTACAGGTAATGTGCAAGAGCGGCTGGAATTTTCATAAACAGAAGAGTTAG
- a CDS encoding glycosyltransferase family 9 protein — protein MKITLVKLGGIGDIVQLAIALFAFKKKFPAVKVSWITSQSNAALIEAFGIADQVIAIDDKKIFFGNPLNRVIHLFLAALKITKLSYSNQKIVTAYVDWRYRLLTACMFWIPSIDFPQKQFNPMLQSRNRIYEYWRLLHSSNAYPETDLNVAKATLDFGHSFISEYEPLQNLSGLEKNTYVVLVPGGAKNILRDDGLRRWPISHYVELAKKLIEQNETVLIAGGPEDQWVRDDFMGLPVVDLVGKTSLLELIHLLNDSKLTVVHDTGPMHLACLTQAPMIALFGPTPMNAILPLGRTRTVGIQLGNQVACSPCYDGKNYADCHDAVCMKSISVDSVMQSIRELI, from the coding sequence ATGAAGATCACGCTTGTAAAGCTCGGTGGAATTGGCGATATCGTTCAGCTTGCCATTGCCCTCTTTGCTTTTAAGAAAAAGTTTCCGGCTGTCAAGGTAAGTTGGATCACTAGTCAGTCAAATGCAGCGCTGATTGAAGCTTTTGGAATTGCTGATCAAGTTATTGCCATTGACGACAAAAAAATATTTTTTGGCAATCCCCTGAATAGGGTAATCCATTTATTTTTGGCTGCATTGAAAATTACTAAACTTTCTTATAGTAATCAAAAAATTGTTACAGCTTATGTTGATTGGCGATATCGCTTGCTTACGGCATGCATGTTTTGGATTCCAAGTATTGACTTTCCACAAAAACAATTTAACCCCATGCTGCAATCGAGAAATCGCATTTATGAATACTGGCGGCTTTTACATTCATCTAATGCATATCCTGAGACGGATTTGAATGTTGCAAAAGCTACACTAGATTTTGGGCATTCATTCATATCAGAATATGAACCTCTACAGAATTTATCTGGACTTGAGAAAAATACTTATGTTGTTTTGGTCCCAGGGGGGGCAAAAAATATACTTCGAGATGATGGCTTGCGAAGATGGCCAATTTCTCATTATGTAGAACTGGCTAAAAAATTAATTGAGCAGAACGAGACAGTGCTTATCGCTGGCGGTCCAGAAGACCAGTGGGTTAGAGATGATTTTATGGGTTTACCCGTCGTTGACTTAGTTGGTAAAACATCCCTCTTAGAGCTTATTCATTTATTAAATGACTCTAAATTGACGGTAGTGCATGACACAGGACCTATGCATCTAGCATGTTTAACTCAAGCGCCTATGATTGCTTTATTTGGCCCTACGCCAATGAATGCCATATTACCTTTAGGTAGAACTAGAACCGTTGGGATTCAGTTGGGCAATCAAGTTGCCTGCTCACCTTGTTACGATGGAAAAAACTATGCAGATTGTCATGATGCTGTTTGTATGAAATCGATTAGCGTCGATTCTGTCATGCAATCTATTAGAGAGTTGATTTGA
- a CDS encoding glycosyltransferase family 2 protein — translation MLVSVLINNYNYERFLAECIQSAISQSYPDVEIILVDDGSIDQSIKLAESFKGQIRVISQANGGQGSAYNTGFKEARGEILIFLDSDDLLLPNTIKEIVDVFKDRAITKVQWRLALIDDDSNQIGSLFPETLHDGDVRPIIKKFGNYASPPGSGNAYRRSALINFFPIAKHDWKIGADTLPALVAPFSGKVHSLKRYGGFYRIHHKTQPVNTFVMNNSPSIPSKAVELAVKTRNLVYEALSKVALVSEPFQYAMPAQIKLRLISLRVAPQDHPIPKDSRIQCLKDGLSSILCWPGFSPRKRFLYIAWMTAVALLPSALAKQVIIAGMNRIRN, via the coding sequence ATGCTGGTCTCTGTTTTAATTAATAACTATAACTATGAACGCTTTCTTGCAGAGTGCATTCAAAGCGCCATTTCCCAATCCTACCCTGATGTCGAGATTATTTTGGTTGATGATGGCTCAATAGACCAATCAATCAAACTAGCCGAGTCTTTTAAGGGCCAAATTCGGGTTATCTCTCAAGCCAATGGAGGACAAGGCAGCGCCTACAATACCGGCTTTAAGGAGGCTCGTGGAGAAATCCTTATTTTTCTGGATTCCGATGATCTTTTGCTGCCCAATACAATCAAAGAGATTGTGGACGTTTTCAAAGATCGAGCAATTACTAAAGTGCAATGGCGGCTTGCCTTAATAGATGATGACAGCAATCAGATTGGCAGCCTCTTTCCTGAAACGCTCCATGACGGTGATGTGCGACCCATCATCAAAAAATTTGGTAATTACGCTAGCCCTCCTGGAAGCGGAAATGCTTATAGAAGATCAGCGTTAATCAATTTTTTTCCAATAGCCAAACATGACTGGAAAATAGGCGCAGATACATTGCCCGCTTTGGTAGCTCCTTTCAGCGGAAAAGTTCATAGCCTAAAGCGTTACGGTGGGTTTTATCGAATTCATCACAAAACCCAACCTGTGAATACCTTTGTTATGAACAATAGCCCTTCCATTCCATCAAAGGCGGTTGAACTGGCTGTAAAGACGCGCAATTTAGTATACGAAGCGCTATCCAAAGTAGCTCTCGTTTCTGAGCCTTTTCAGTATGCAATGCCTGCTCAAATCAAACTGCGGTTAATCTCATTACGAGTCGCGCCACAGGATCATCCGATTCCAAAAGACTCTAGGATTCAATGCTTAAAAGATGGCTTGAGTTCAATCCTTTGCTGGCCAGGCTTCTCGCCAAGAAAACGTTTTCTATATATAGCTTGGATGACTGCAGTAGCTCTTTTACCTTCCGCTCTTGCAAAACAAGTCATCATTGCCGGCATGAATAGAATTCGTAACTAA
- a CDS encoding glycosyltransferase: MKVAIVHYWLVNMRGGEKVLEALCELYPDADIYTHVYDSSAISETIKRHRIKTSFIQRLPNAVAWYQNYLPLMPLALRFLNLKQYDLVISAESGPSKGVRLSKNALFICYCHSPMRYVWDLFDEYFRSVGLFKKMMMLICMKPLRIWDRWTAQRVDQFVANSTTVQRRIQNCYGRESIVIHPPVDLEAFQISSKADDYYLLFGQVIQYKRPDLAIEAFNASGRKLIVVGQGNMLKDLKKIAKSNIQFMGRLEDSQIQKLVSQCKALIFPGLEDFGIIPVEVMSSGRPVIAYGQGGVLDTVMDGETGIFFADQTVASLNAAIDQYENTADQFIPEIIKTSTEKFSKMQFKLKFTDLVKSLQSQSR; this comes from the coding sequence TTGAAGGTTGCGATCGTTCATTACTGGTTAGTAAACATGCGTGGCGGGGAAAAAGTGCTCGAAGCGCTTTGCGAACTCTATCCCGATGCCGATATTTATACTCATGTTTATGATTCAAGTGCCATTTCAGAAACGATTAAGCGTCATCGGATCAAAACGAGTTTCATACAAAGGCTGCCGAACGCTGTTGCCTGGTACCAAAATTACTTACCCTTGATGCCTTTAGCATTGCGTTTCTTAAATCTCAAGCAATATGATTTAGTGATCAGTGCGGAATCAGGGCCTTCTAAAGGCGTGCGGTTAAGTAAAAATGCACTTTTCATTTGCTACTGTCATTCGCCTATGCGCTATGTCTGGGACCTGTTTGACGAGTACTTTAGATCCGTTGGACTCTTCAAAAAAATGATGATGTTGATTTGCATGAAGCCCTTACGAATTTGGGATCGCTGGACGGCCCAAAGAGTAGACCAATTTGTGGCAAATTCCACCACGGTGCAGCGCAGAATCCAAAATTGTTATGGTCGCGAATCGATTGTTATTCATCCACCGGTGGATTTAGAGGCCTTTCAGATCTCCTCCAAGGCGGATGATTACTACTTATTATTTGGTCAAGTCATTCAATACAAGCGACCTGATTTGGCAATTGAGGCATTCAATGCTTCAGGAAGAAAGCTGATTGTGGTGGGGCAGGGCAATATGCTCAAAGATTTAAAGAAAATTGCCAAATCAAATATTCAATTTATGGGACGATTGGAAGACTCCCAGATCCAAAAGTTGGTTTCCCAATGCAAGGCCCTTATATTTCCCGGCCTAGAAGATTTCGGCATTATTCCTGTTGAAGTCATGTCCTCAGGTAGGCCTGTGATTGCCTATGGGCAGGGCGGGGTGCTAGATACAGTAATGGATGGTGAAACCGGAATTTTCTTTGCAGATCAAACGGTAGCCTCTTTAAATGCAGCTATCGATCAGTATGAAAACACAGCAGATCAATTTATCCCAGAGATTATTAAAACCTCAACTGAGAAATTTTCAAAAATGCAGTTCAAGTTGAAATTTACAGACCTGGTCAAAAGTCTCCAGAGTCAGTCCCGCTAG
- a CDS encoding glycosyltransferase family 4 protein has protein sequence MSDSTQHHSATSDVTIVYPSIGYTGGVERVMAEVLKFLFNNNYQIQVICSEMDDSLRPLCSKVHTIRIQKSNHLLWDMFHTAHWMLQAGRQAKLANKLKSRIISAPCALFTADLVMAGSCHIAAQFERLKRGSFKWLLNPRHWFYIFCEASIFLRNQSQILVPSKRTKSEIDCFYPPAKNRIHVVPHGVDSSIFYPADGSKTEIRTSIGLPEDAVIFLTVTNEIKRKGCLIVLEALKLIEQNGVKFHYLVVGRDDSSELLSKARDLGLESVVSAMPGVHGAELVRLFQASDLFVLPTEYESFGLVGIEALACGLPVLCTKVGGLEDYVTNGQDGIFVERTSADIARGLKYFFSLAPDAKRDMRDLAIEKSRVYQWSEVLQPILSILNK, from the coding sequence ATGAGCGACTCCACACAGCACCATAGCGCAACAAGTGATGTCACAATAGTCTATCCCTCGATTGGATATACAGGTGGGGTTGAGCGCGTTATGGCTGAGGTATTGAAGTTTCTCTTCAACAATAATTACCAGATTCAGGTCATCTGCTCAGAGATGGATGATTCACTTCGCCCACTATGTAGCAAAGTGCATACCATTCGAATCCAGAAATCCAATCACCTGCTCTGGGATATGTTTCATACGGCTCACTGGATGCTGCAAGCAGGACGGCAGGCCAAGCTAGCAAATAAGTTAAAAAGTCGCATTATCAGTGCGCCCTGCGCGCTGTTTACCGCAGATTTGGTGATGGCGGGTAGCTGTCATATAGCAGCCCAATTTGAACGATTGAAACGAGGGTCTTTTAAATGGTTACTCAATCCTAGGCACTGGTTTTATATCTTTTGTGAAGCAAGTATTTTTTTGAGGAATCAATCACAGATCTTGGTGCCATCGAAGAGGACAAAATCAGAGATTGATTGTTTTTATCCTCCAGCAAAGAATCGAATTCATGTTGTACCGCATGGCGTTGATTCTTCCATCTTTTATCCAGCGGATGGCTCCAAAACAGAAATTCGTACTTCAATCGGCCTTCCTGAAGATGCCGTCATCTTTCTCACGGTGACGAATGAAATTAAGCGCAAAGGCTGTCTTATTGTTCTGGAAGCACTCAAGTTGATTGAGCAAAACGGGGTTAAATTTCATTATCTTGTAGTCGGTCGCGATGACTCCTCAGAGCTTTTATCCAAAGCAAGGGATCTGGGTTTAGAGTCTGTTGTTTCAGCCATGCCAGGTGTCCATGGAGCAGAACTAGTAAGACTTTTTCAAGCTTCCGACCTATTTGTTTTACCTACTGAATATGAATCTTTTGGTCTGGTAGGTATCGAGGCACTCGCATGCGGCCTCCCCGTTCTGTGCACCAAAGTAGGTGGGTTAGAAGACTATGTCACTAATGGTCAAGATGGCATTTTTGTAGAAAGAACAAGTGCTGATATTGCACGAGGTCTGAAATACTTCTTTTCGCTTGCGCCCGATGCAAAAAGAGATATGCGGGATCTTGCAATCGAAAAATCCAGAGTCTACCAATGGTCAGAGGTATTGCAACCAATTCTGAGTATTCTAAATAAATAG
- a CDS encoding exopolysaccharide biosynthesis polyprenyl glycosylphosphotransferase, with product MPNLVYRLLSLSLILLSGLGSLHIRFFDKPFPNQFYWIVILFSGFIFILTGGRVLSKPLFDGFGRLKQLSRQWWQTFALVLLIILLTQSSLLFSRVWLVLWGLLTWVLLISQDLIYSHLIRHKLIQSYKQTSIAIIGENAASQRLIEYIAADNYSDYKIQTHLKRVDREQLQELSRLQLDEIWVCLTLDEAGQFKEILKNLSNSSAKIKFSPDLFMHRLLNHGISEVAGVPMIDISSSPFVGNRLYLKNIEDFFLSLVFCILFSPVFITLAVLVKLNSPGPIFYRQLRVGLNGKPFEMLKFRSMPVDIEKAGVQWGGAQNKVVDSFSAFLRKYNLDELPQFFNVLRGQMSIVGPRPERIEFIEQFANEIPNYAKKHLVKAGITGWAQIHGLRGDTDLNQRIEYDLFYIENWSLALDLKIILLTAIEPFSRNRRHV from the coding sequence ATGCCTAATCTAGTCTACCGCCTGCTCAGTCTGAGCCTAATCCTGTTATCGGGTCTAGGGAGTCTACATATTCGATTTTTCGATAAGCCATTTCCCAATCAGTTTTATTGGATCGTGATTTTATTTAGCGGCTTTATCTTTATTTTGACTGGGGGCAGAGTTCTATCTAAACCCCTTTTCGATGGCTTTGGGCGCTTAAAACAATTAAGTCGCCAATGGTGGCAAACCTTTGCCTTGGTCCTACTGATTATTTTGCTGACCCAAAGTAGCCTATTGTTTTCTCGAGTGTGGCTTGTGCTTTGGGGATTGCTGACTTGGGTACTCTTAATTTCGCAAGACCTCATTTACAGCCACCTCATTCGGCATAAACTGATTCAATCCTATAAGCAGACCTCAATCGCGATTATTGGCGAAAACGCAGCATCCCAAAGATTAATTGAATACATTGCAGCAGATAACTACTCTGACTACAAAATCCAAACCCATCTTAAAAGAGTAGATAGAGAGCAATTACAAGAATTAAGCCGCCTTCAACTTGATGAAATTTGGGTCTGCCTTACCCTGGATGAAGCCGGTCAATTTAAAGAGATCCTGAAAAACTTATCGAATAGTTCAGCCAAAATTAAATTTAGCCCCGATCTATTTATGCATCGCCTACTCAATCATGGCATTAGTGAGGTAGCGGGTGTCCCTATGATTGATATCTCTAGCTCACCATTTGTGGGTAATCGCTTGTATCTCAAGAATATTGAAGATTTTTTCTTATCTCTTGTTTTTTGTATTTTGTTTTCGCCAGTCTTTATTACTTTGGCGGTACTAGTAAAACTGAATTCTCCTGGTCCGATTTTTTATCGGCAACTACGTGTAGGCCTTAACGGCAAACCTTTTGAAATGCTGAAATTCCGCTCAATGCCAGTAGATATTGAAAAAGCAGGAGTGCAATGGGGTGGGGCCCAGAATAAGGTCGTGGATTCTTTTTCAGCATTTTTACGAAAGTACAACCTGGATGAACTACCCCAATTTTTTAATGTACTCCGCGGCCAAATGTCGATCGTCGGCCCCCGCCCTGAACGCATAGAATTTATCGAGCAATTTGCTAATGAGATTCCCAACTATGCCAAAAAACATTTAGTCAAAGCGGGCATTACGGGATGGGCACAGATTCATGGACTGCGGGGTGATACCGATTTAAACCAACGCATTGAGTATGACCTGTTCTATATTGAAAACTGGTCTTTAGCTCTAGATCTTAAAATCATCCTGCTAACTGCGATTGAGCCTTTTTCCAGAAATCGACGTCATGTCTAG
- a CDS encoding lipopolysaccharide biosynthesis protein, which yields MSKALLHGASANLLARVSGLAASFLNIFLLGRLLNIADFGLWAWLFAIYSLITSQDFGYISAMRVRIGRHIQTEKSQQQRLLYTAALLMTIFVLVVVIFGIFGYSFIFGNSTEEERLRNLAIFCSSATILGTVSAQALLAHLHTAIVGLVETLRSIIQIIIYALAYFFNWSLTSLVFCFFITCLIYIPLVTKLYLSTTRWQFSEIYFTAKNHWAQLKSIGLTLCKEGWILWVVQIGMTMLIGSDVYLSGFFLEPQDVAKVNIISRFQLLGVGLLAAALTPVIAGFVVQVESVDKRLATKKINAAYLIFLGVGFLYSAVFFSWGQSLSMLWGHIEIDYPIVFVLSGLLLFLTLSTTLMQIFLQFPMVSVRLGPWLISIIVLKIFLSGWLTALYGYIGIFMASIVAVSIFLILSHSLILKQGIYERLHTAP from the coding sequence ATGTCTAAAGCATTACTTCATGGCGCCTCCGCTAATCTCTTAGCCAGAGTAAGCGGACTTGCTGCTAGCTTTCTCAATATTTTCTTACTTGGGCGCCTTCTCAATATTGCAGACTTTGGATTGTGGGCATGGCTCTTTGCAATCTACTCGCTGATTACCAGCCAAGATTTTGGATACATTAGTGCAATGCGAGTTCGAATTGGAAGACATATTCAAACTGAAAAGTCACAACAACAAAGACTACTCTATACAGCCGCTTTACTGATGACAATTTTTGTTCTCGTCGTAGTTATATTTGGCATATTTGGATACAGCTTTATTTTTGGAAATTCAACAGAAGAAGAGCGACTTCGTAATCTCGCAATTTTTTGCTCCTCTGCCACAATCTTGGGGACCGTTTCAGCTCAGGCTTTACTTGCGCACCTTCATACTGCGATCGTTGGTCTGGTTGAGACTTTACGTTCGATCATACAAATTATTATTTACGCCCTGGCGTATTTTTTTAATTGGAGCTTGACAAGCCTCGTATTTTGTTTTTTTATCACGTGCTTGATCTACATCCCACTGGTTACAAAACTATATCTATCCACTACCAGATGGCAGTTTTCAGAAATTTACTTCACGGCAAAAAATCATTGGGCTCAACTCAAATCAATTGGGCTTACCCTGTGTAAGGAAGGCTGGATTTTATGGGTTGTTCAAATCGGCATGACCATGCTGATTGGCTCGGATGTTTATCTGTCTGGTTTTTTTCTTGAGCCCCAAGATGTCGCAAAAGTAAATATTATTTCCCGCTTTCAACTCTTGGGGGTGGGCCTACTGGCCGCAGCTCTGACCCCTGTAATCGCTGGCTTTGTTGTACAGGTCGAGAGTGTTGATAAAAGACTTGCCACTAAAAAAATAAACGCTGCCTATCTCATTTTTTTAGGAGTTGGGTTTCTATACTCCGCCGTCTTTTTTAGCTGGGGTCAATCTTTGTCAATGCTATGGGGGCATATTGAGATAGATTATCCAATAGTCTTTGTACTATCTGGCCTGTTACTTTTCTTAACGCTATCGACGACATTGATGCAGATCTTTTTGCAATTTCCAATGGTCTCTGTGAGATTGGGCCCTTGGTTAATCAGTATTATTGTTTTGAAAATTTTCTTATCTGGGTGGCTCACCGCTTTATATGGCTATATAGGTATATTTATGGCTAGCATCGTTGCAGTCAGTATTTTTTTGATACTGTCCCACTCCCTCATTCTAAAACAGGGCATTTATGAGCGACTCCACACAGCACCATAG